TTTCTTTCAAGACTACTTTCGATCCTTGATAACTGACGCTCCCATTCTTCCTTGCTCTCTCCACGTAACGATGAACCCACAACACAAAGGCCTAACGGGAGATAACCACAAAGGTATGCTACTCTATTTGCAACCTTTTCAAAATCATCTTGTACATATCTCTGTTTGAAAGCAGATAAACATAAGATCTCAAGAGCTTCTTTTTCAGATGGAAAACCCATATGGTAGATATCTTGAATTCCATGTGccttgaaattttttttatcttctgtAGTAACAATGATCCTACTTCCGAAACCAAACCAAGAAAGTTCTCCAACCAAAACCTCTAATTTCTCTagatcatcaacatcatcaagaACGATAAGCACTCTTTGATCTTTTAGCCGTTCTTTTACCGCACCTAAATTATGTACCCTAATATCTTTTTGGTTCAAAACCTTAGACAGAAGTTGGTTTTGCAAACCCAACTTAGAATCATAATTGTCAACACCCATTATGCTCTTATAACTACCCTTGAGGTTCCCCATAAAGCCCATAAGTAGAAAATCTCTAGAGAGGTGATCGAATAAAGCTCTAGCAATGGTGGACTTACCAATTCCCGCAGGACCCCAAATCCCAATCATCTTTGCTTCATCAGACTCCAAGCATAACAAATTGCTCAGTTTTCTTAAGTGATCTTGCAGTTCCACAATCCCGTCAAAGTCCCTTGACAGTGTAACATTTAGTTTGTTCGAAACATCTGTGGCAAACTTTTCGACCAGATCCGCTTCATCAGtcctaacaaaaaaaagattccaAGTTTATATAAACTCTTTATCACTGAAGTATATAAAATTCTGTTATATAAAGAAACAACTAACCAGTTTAGAGAGTGCTCTCCAGCAATGGTTGCTACATATGCCAAAGCTTCCATCCATCTCGTCTTATCTTTCTCAGTTTTCCCTTCACATGTTTTCTTGAATGCTATTCCGAAATCTCCAGTCTGTTTCCGTACATTGGACGGATCAACTTCATAAAAGATGGTCATAACAATATTCCCTGAAGCTACTTTGCAGTTCAAAATTTCAACCAATTCATCTAAACACCAGCTGGAAGAAGCATAATTCTTGGAGAGCAGAACGACTGAGA
This genomic stretch from Raphanus sativus cultivar WK10039 chromosome 3, ASM80110v3, whole genome shotgun sequence harbors:
- the LOC108847229 gene encoding disease resistance protein RML1A, with translation MATSSSSSSSSSSSPRIKRYHVFQSFHGPDVRRGFLSHLRRQFASKGITTFKDNEIERGHTIGPELVQAIRESRVSVVLLSKNYASSSWCLDELVEILNCKVASGNIVMTIFYEVDPSNVRKQTGDFGIAFKKTCEGKTEKDKTRWMEALAYVATIAGEHSLNWTDEADLVEKFATDVSNKLNVTLSRDFDGIVELQDHLRKLSNLLCLESDEAKMIGIWGPAGIGKSTIARALFDHLSRDFLLMGFMGNLKGSYKSIMGVDNYDSKLGLQNQLLSKVLNQKDIRVHNLGAVKERLKDQRVLIVLDDVDDLEKLEVLVGELSWFGFGSRIIVTTEDKKNFKAHGIQDIYHMGFPSEKEALEILCLSAFKQRYVQDDFEKVANRVAYLCGYLPLGLCVVGSSLRGESKEEWERQLSRIESSLERKTEDVLRVGYDRLLKTNQYLFLHIACMFDKLPNSYVTSMLADSNLDVENGLETLSNKSMIEIHFNRIRMHSLLQKLGRQIVHEDEPGKRQFLVEAEEICDVLANEMGTGSVIGISFDVSKISGELSISGQAFRRMNNLRFLRIYNTWGRQMISEDLEYLPHLRLLHWDFYPRKSLPPRFQPERLVDLSSFFVRRKKGFVAISS